One genomic segment of Micromonospora sp. WMMC415 includes these proteins:
- a CDS encoding ATP-binding protein — MTQVQPSSIGSRQRRIEDTTRGRIRSYLRSKDDWNPARGLKNLTEQAVRDYEHRAVVELVQNAHDAHDGEERTGRILVRLDPEEGEHGVLYVANTGNGFGDSNFDAISDVARSDKRPDEGIGNKGIGFKSVLQLSRSPEVYSTSTDLDDAYSFRFATGPELRKQLIGIAGPDIAGEVATSNAMSSTCVCHSLSRTGRRRWSGCLPRSTPQ; from the coding sequence GTGACTCAGGTCCAGCCCTCCTCGATCGGATCGCGCCAGCGACGGATCGAGGACACCACACGTGGCCGCATCCGGTCGTACCTGCGTTCGAAGGACGATTGGAACCCGGCCCGCGGCTTGAAGAACCTGACCGAGCAGGCGGTCCGCGACTACGAGCACCGAGCCGTGGTCGAGCTGGTGCAGAACGCACACGATGCGCACGATGGCGAAGAGCGGACCGGACGGATCCTGGTCCGGCTCGATCCCGAAGAGGGCGAGCACGGCGTGCTGTACGTGGCGAACACCGGCAACGGCTTCGGCGACAGCAACTTCGACGCGATCAGCGACGTTGCCCGGTCGGACAAGCGGCCCGATGAGGGCATCGGCAACAAGGGCATCGGGTTCAAATCGGTCCTGCAGCTGTCCCGCTCGCCCGAGGTCTATTCGACCTCGACAGACCTTGACGACGCCTACTCTTTCCGCTTCGCCACAGGCCCGGAGCTGCGCAAGCAGCTGATCGGCATCGCCGGCCCCGACATTGCCGGCGAGGTCGCGACATCGAACGCGATGTCTTCCACCTGTGTCTGCCACTCCCTCAGCCGCACCGGCCGGCGGCGGTGGTCGGGCTGCTTGCCGAGGAGTACTCCACAGTAG
- a CDS encoding site-specific integrase — MDQHAQMETLRSLLKQLGVAPEQLLTDTTAAPVAVPTFDDYVWQVAEAVSPGTRRVYSSYWQRICQHWGTRRITEPTPLEIKRLAEEIRGAVVVRRNTRGGRTAAEHLIAAMRCIYRHAVMDGLIREADNPAARVAKPRRLASTRRALPEAQLAAISHIAATTGNDPHLDSLLIRLHLETACRRGGALALRPRDLDPDQCLIYLREKGGTSRWQPVSPTLMRHLLDHHAERGDSDRNGSLLRYRDGRPLTYRRYDHLWHRIGTHLPWVAAQQVSTHWLRHTTLTWVERTCSYAVARAYAGHSGKNDVGTTMTYVRAEVQEVAAALAGLTGEPHPLAGPDTSKHDHPPRADWLRS, encoded by the coding sequence ATGGATCAGCACGCGCAGATGGAGACGCTGCGCAGCCTGCTCAAGCAGCTTGGTGTCGCCCCTGAGCAGTTGCTCACCGACACGACGGCGGCGCCGGTGGCGGTGCCGACGTTCGACGACTACGTGTGGCAGGTTGCCGAGGCGGTCTCACCCGGCACCCGCCGGGTCTACAGCTCGTACTGGCAACGTATCTGCCAGCACTGGGGCACCCGGCGTATCACCGAGCCGACGCCCCTGGAGATCAAGCGGCTGGCCGAGGAGATCCGCGGCGCGGTGGTAGTGCGCCGCAACACGCGCGGTGGCCGCACCGCGGCCGAACACTTGATCGCCGCCATGCGCTGCATCTACCGGCACGCCGTCATGGATGGGCTGATCCGGGAGGCCGACAACCCCGCCGCCAGGGTCGCCAAGCCCCGCCGGCTGGCCAGCACCCGCCGCGCCCTCCCCGAGGCGCAGCTGGCCGCAATCAGCCATATCGCCGCGACTACCGGTAACGACCCGCACCTGGACAGCTTGCTAATCCGGCTGCACCTGGAGACCGCCTGCCGCCGCGGCGGGGCGCTGGCGCTGCGCCCGCGAGACCTGGATCCAGACCAGTGCCTCATCTACCTGCGGGAAAAGGGCGGCACGTCCCGATGGCAGCCGGTGTCCCCGACCCTGATGCGGCACCTGCTGGACCACCATGCCGAGCGGGGCGACAGCGACCGCAACGGCAGCCTGCTGCGCTACCGTGACGGTCGGCCACTGACCTACCGCCGCTACGACCACCTGTGGCACCGCATCGGCACCCACCTGCCCTGGGTCGCGGCGCAGCAGGTCAGCACCCACTGGCTGCGCCACACCACTCTGACCTGGGTCGAACGCACCTGCAGCTACGCTGTGGCCCGCGCCTACGCCGGACACAGCGGCAAGAACGACGTCGGCACGACCATGACCTACGTGCGCGCCGAAGTCCAAGAAGTCGCCGCCGCCCTAGCCGGGCTCACCGGCGAGCCGCACCCCCTGGCCGGGCCCGACACCAGCAAGCACGATCATCCGCCGCGGGCAGACTGGCTACGTTCATAA
- a CDS encoding protein NO VEIN domain-containing protein: MRLPLKSDDARADAMAQMRLLGGTPPTLLFLRRIAELTVEIGGLQPVRETLRRRETPLAGFDGGVSASIVDLGPAGRYFVADKLVPEATLAEAIRRSIEGDHISEGWRDWRGDAHVSIAATLGDEPGDHRLYTHLPMGRDARAPLAAHVNAPFFAKLARVALEQSVPLNDTLLDEVAMLCARLLLAARSGDVPIDVDTLADLLSWTAEDAGRLRDAFGALGHDAATVPVVPIEGDSGARASLSQVFAWDDGGRKVLTTERLARRAHVPLLPAALSKRRRASIGATARTLAGRTLTAPDEEIAAWAERIAQGLASAPFDPDVWMAFYDDLAGAVRQRTVLRGRTILIDDDGRLRACNSDRGGPTAFFSPRSDADPPDAVGDDLKPPESLRHRLFYVTSALPWNTRTGSAIAKRPGRTLLEAGLVREYRAATLLRTIGEELKRRPDLAADVLLWTYHFATGLADPPWREIREMDLRVPCRDGDWLPAAEAHLSKDWGGPEPALLDDLLRHTADEFPEMAALRRRILAGPDAPPFAGHPRERWREFLGRIGVHAGLVPDPVPDSQMNGYGGAFEGNYFAVPRALTVETREVWRRATGRARPQGRRPQTTYLSRSALYRLAGQDDHARFPGPARMAYARLIAHGLATWPDETLTVTVRRYNDGTDAFDLPTPAAAFLSEADWLPVTAPRDRSNVTYRKAREAWSDRGDALPFAAVIAPRVRSLIHAHPVAEARAAHLGIRTWDDPATAADRVLLLAQLLETGQVPDTVVPPFRNAYEDAWTDFVRHRSAGTPHEGQSRAPLVVTRGTTIDVIDLAAEAATDPVFVQDTDERQRLRMLEQCGLPVLRLRRPEASAVADRLVAAFGARVHRVSGVHPTVTVDGIPFTPSDTPPLLMQPDQDWFADLVAAVIDLRGRSVRASRTDVLRRANTMLRRIRVVEADRIEAGFGGATTEARHLAVPDDAHPTVLLLRSPDRQRLLERATPAVGELLGHPSLDESLRLALIELARDGYGPDQSPSPAAIADVLRETVARVEEVRAAIRRPDEVTLEVLVPLVATLDPARAHDLDGDDTTVTPGEIAAWLCDRSDATATPDALLQAATEGLDAARRLLGIELRPLNAAIRALGAPYHPLTDPEGIAQQFRAFVAERTGPMLDALRAAFLADFRAGRPLDRYVAQRTLATLGPDPEWALDYFPAVPVARMIERVNAWLAASGAGDLGVDAVLEPLDRLRIVNRTAALSWAAEAARVVRAYETQRGLTPSGLPGEPTAVADAASSAGVLDFEPVDADRLLTWAADTKLWPAGMPRSTDLGTLGLPADALDLARKQQREIRDRRELERRTVQIDGVLLVADETNYAQIATAVRASITPEFRAANGRTSLEAAERPSRRAPGWGGPGTTAARQSRPPEAKLAAIGLAGEIAALEWLKERYPSLNELQCWHSGYRNQLLGDDGGDDTLGYDILVEQGRRRLMFEVKASESEASEFLLTPAEITRARGLRKNERYTILFITNVFRGVERRIHLLPNPFDPAHSGVYRPIGDGVRYRFTIA; this comes from the coding sequence GTGCGACTGCCGCTCAAGAGCGACGACGCCCGCGCGGACGCGATGGCGCAGATGCGCCTGCTTGGCGGGACACCACCGACGCTGCTGTTCTTGCGCCGGATCGCCGAGCTGACCGTCGAGATCGGCGGCCTTCAGCCGGTCCGCGAGACCCTGCGCCGGCGCGAGACGCCGCTGGCCGGCTTCGACGGCGGGGTCTCGGCATCGATCGTGGATCTGGGCCCGGCAGGTCGGTACTTCGTGGCCGATAAGCTGGTCCCCGAGGCGACGCTGGCCGAGGCGATCCGGCGGAGCATCGAGGGCGACCACATTAGCGAGGGCTGGCGGGACTGGCGCGGCGACGCCCACGTGTCGATCGCCGCGACCCTCGGCGACGAGCCCGGCGACCACCGCCTCTACACCCATCTGCCGATGGGGCGGGACGCTCGGGCGCCGCTGGCCGCGCACGTCAACGCGCCGTTCTTCGCCAAGCTTGCCAGGGTCGCTCTCGAACAGTCGGTGCCGCTGAACGACACCTTGCTCGACGAAGTCGCGATGTTGTGCGCCCGGCTGCTGCTCGCGGCGCGCAGCGGCGACGTGCCGATCGATGTGGACACCCTCGCTGACCTGCTCTCCTGGACGGCCGAGGACGCCGGGCGGCTGCGGGACGCGTTCGGCGCCCTCGGCCACGACGCCGCTACCGTGCCGGTGGTGCCGATCGAGGGTGACTCGGGCGCGCGAGCCTCGCTGTCGCAGGTTTTCGCCTGGGATGACGGCGGGCGCAAGGTGCTGACAACCGAGCGGCTGGCCCGGCGCGCGCACGTCCCGTTGCTCCCGGCCGCACTGTCGAAGAGACGCCGGGCCAGCATCGGCGCGACCGCCCGGACGCTTGCCGGCCGGACTCTGACCGCGCCGGATGAGGAGATCGCCGCCTGGGCGGAGCGCATTGCCCAGGGCCTGGCGTCGGCGCCGTTCGACCCAGACGTCTGGATGGCCTTCTACGACGACCTGGCCGGCGCGGTGCGGCAGCGTACGGTCCTGCGCGGCCGTACGATCCTGATCGATGACGACGGCCGGCTGCGCGCCTGCAACAGCGACCGCGGCGGCCCGACCGCGTTCTTCTCCCCGCGCTCGGACGCCGACCCGCCGGATGCCGTCGGCGACGACCTCAAGCCGCCGGAGTCGCTGCGCCACCGGCTGTTCTACGTCACGTCGGCGCTGCCCTGGAACACCCGCACCGGAAGCGCCATCGCCAAGCGGCCCGGTCGCACGCTGCTGGAAGCCGGTCTGGTCCGGGAGTACCGGGCCGCCACGCTGCTCCGGACCATCGGGGAGGAGCTGAAGCGCAGGCCGGACCTGGCCGCCGATGTGCTGCTGTGGACGTACCATTTCGCTACTGGCCTCGCCGATCCACCCTGGCGCGAGATCCGCGAGATGGATCTCCGCGTGCCGTGCCGCGACGGCGATTGGCTCCCCGCGGCTGAGGCCCACCTGTCCAAGGACTGGGGCGGCCCCGAGCCCGCGCTGCTCGACGACCTGCTGCGCCACACCGCCGACGAGTTCCCCGAGATGGCCGCCCTGCGACGCCGGATCCTCGCCGGGCCGGACGCTCCGCCGTTCGCCGGCCACCCCCGAGAGCGGTGGCGGGAGTTCCTTGGTCGCATCGGCGTGCATGCCGGCCTGGTCCCAGATCCCGTGCCGGATTCGCAGATGAACGGGTACGGCGGCGCCTTCGAGGGGAACTACTTCGCCGTCCCGCGCGCTCTAACCGTCGAGACCAGGGAGGTTTGGCGCCGGGCGACGGGCCGCGCTCGACCGCAGGGACGCCGGCCGCAGACCACATATCTCAGCCGCAGCGCGCTCTATCGCCTGGCGGGCCAGGACGACCACGCGCGCTTTCCCGGTCCCGCCCGGATGGCGTACGCGCGGCTGATCGCCCACGGCCTCGCCACCTGGCCAGACGAGACGCTCACGGTGACGGTGCGGCGGTACAACGACGGCACGGACGCCTTCGATCTGCCGACGCCGGCCGCGGCCTTCCTGAGTGAAGCGGACTGGCTGCCGGTCACCGCCCCGCGCGACCGCAGCAACGTCACCTATCGCAAGGCACGAGAGGCCTGGTCAGATCGGGGGGACGCGCTGCCGTTCGCAGCCGTCATCGCGCCCAGGGTCCGCAGCCTGATCCACGCCCACCCGGTCGCTGAGGCACGGGCTGCCCACCTCGGCATCCGCACCTGGGACGACCCGGCCACCGCGGCCGACCGGGTCCTGCTGCTGGCCCAACTGCTCGAGACCGGGCAGGTGCCGGATACGGTGGTGCCCCCGTTCCGCAACGCGTACGAGGACGCTTGGACAGATTTCGTCCGCCACCGCTCCGCCGGAACGCCCCACGAGGGCCAGAGCCGAGCACCGCTGGTGGTCACCCGCGGCACCACCATCGACGTGATCGACCTCGCCGCCGAGGCGGCCACCGATCCTGTGTTCGTGCAGGACACGGACGAGCGGCAACGACTCCGGATGCTCGAGCAGTGCGGACTCCCAGTACTCCGCCTGCGCCGCCCGGAGGCGTCCGCCGTCGCCGACCGGCTGGTCGCGGCGTTCGGCGCTCGGGTGCACCGGGTCTCCGGCGTGCACCCGACGGTCACCGTCGACGGCATCCCGTTCACCCCGTCGGACACGCCGCCGCTGCTGATGCAGCCGGACCAGGACTGGTTCGCTGACCTGGTTGCCGCTGTGATCGACCTGCGAGGGCGCAGCGTCCGGGCCAGTCGAACCGACGTGCTGCGCCGGGCGAACACAATGCTCCGCCGGATCCGCGTCGTAGAGGCCGACCGGATCGAGGCGGGCTTCGGCGGGGCTACGACCGAAGCGCGGCACTTGGCCGTGCCAGACGACGCCCATCCGACTGTCCTGCTACTGCGCTCGCCCGACCGCCAGCGGCTACTGGAACGCGCCACCCCGGCCGTCGGCGAACTGCTCGGTCATCCGTCGCTGGACGAGTCCCTCCGGCTCGCCCTGATCGAGCTGGCCCGGGACGGCTACGGACCCGACCAGTCTCCGTCGCCGGCCGCGATCGCCGACGTCCTCCGCGAAACGGTCGCCAGGGTGGAAGAGGTGCGCGCCGCGATCCGCCGGCCCGACGAGGTCACCCTCGAGGTTCTCGTCCCGCTGGTCGCCACCCTCGACCCGGCCCGCGCGCACGATCTGGACGGCGACGACACGACGGTCACCCCCGGCGAGATCGCGGCATGGCTGTGCGACCGCAGCGACGCCACGGCCACACCGGACGCGCTGCTCCAGGCCGCCACCGAGGGCCTGGACGCGGCTCGGCGGTTGCTGGGCATCGAACTGCGCCCGTTGAATGCGGCGATTCGGGCGCTCGGGGCGCCGTACCATCCTCTGACCGACCCGGAGGGGATCGCCCAGCAGTTTCGGGCCTTCGTCGCCGAGCGCACCGGGCCGATGCTCGATGCCCTGCGGGCGGCCTTCCTCGCCGACTTTCGGGCCGGCCGCCCGCTGGACCGGTACGTCGCGCAGCGGACGCTGGCAACCCTCGGCCCCGATCCGGAGTGGGCGCTGGACTACTTTCCCGCCGTCCCCGTTGCCCGGATGATCGAGCGAGTCAACGCCTGGCTGGCCGCGTCCGGCGCCGGTGATCTCGGCGTTGATGCCGTGCTCGAGCCGCTCGACCGGCTGCGGATTGTCAACCGCACTGCGGCATTGAGCTGGGCCGCCGAGGCCGCCCGGGTCGTCCGGGCGTACGAAACCCAGCGCGGCCTTACCCCGTCCGGCCTGCCGGGTGAGCCAACCGCGGTCGCCGACGCGGCTAGTAGCGCAGGCGTCCTGGACTTCGAGCCAGTCGACGCGGACCGCTTGCTGACCTGGGCCGCGGACACCAAGCTCTGGCCGGCCGGCATGCCCCGCTCCACCGACCTGGGCACGCTCGGCCTGCCCGCCGACGCCCTCGACCTGGCCCGAAAGCAGCAGCGGGAAATCCGCGACCGCCGCGAGCTGGAACGCCGGACCGTCCAGATCGACGGGGTTCTGCTGGTAGCCGACGAGACGAACTACGCACAGATCGCCACGGCCGTCCGGGCGAGCATCACGCCCGAGTTCCGCGCCGCCAATGGTCGCACCTCACTGGAGGCCGCCGAACGCCCGTCGCGCCGTGCACCCGGGTGGGGCGGCCCCGGAACGACCGCCGCCCGGCAGAGCCGGCCGCCGGAGGCCAAATTGGCTGCAATCGGTCTGGCCGGCGAGATCGCGGCGCTGGAGTGGCTCAAGGAGCGCTACCCGAGCCTGAACGAGCTGCAGTGCTGGCATTCCGGCTATCGCAACCAACTGCTCGGCGACGACGGCGGGGACGACACCCTCGGGTACGACATCCTGGTCGAGCAGGGCCGCCGGCGTCTGATGTTTGAGGTCAAGGCATCCGAGAGCGAAGCGTCCGAGTTCCTGCTCACCCCTGCGGAGATCACTCGAGCACGGGGCCTAAGAAAGAATGAACGCTACACGATCCTCTTCATCACGAACGTCTTCCGAGGCGTCGAGCGGCGGATCCATCTTCTGCCCAACCCGTTCGACCCAGCACACAGCGGCGTCTACCGGCCGATCGGCGACGGCGTCCGCTATCGGTTCACCATCGCCTAA